One genomic segment of Ricinus communis isolate WT05 ecotype wild-type chromosome 5, ASM1957865v1, whole genome shotgun sequence includes these proteins:
- the LOC8261616 gene encoding casparian strip membrane protein 5 produces MKTDAIELGVAKDSTPIGGANRGVSILDFILRLVALVGTLASAILMGTTNETLPFATQFIRFRAEYDDLPTFTFFVVANIVVSGYLLLSLPLSIVNIVRSTAKNRRIILIIFDTAMLALLTAGASAAAAIVYLAHKGNTRANWFAICQQFNSFCERISGSLIGSFVGVAVFILLILMSASALSRRN; encoded by the exons ATGAAAACTGATGCTATTGAGCTTGGTGTGGCCAAGGATTCGACCCCAATAGGTGGGGCGAATAGAGGGGTCTCCATACTGGACTTTATCTTGAGACTAGTTGCATTAGTTGGTACTCTAGCCAGTGCAATTCTTATGGGAACTACGAACGAAACACTTCCTTTCGCTACACAATTTATTCGTTTCAGGGCTGAATATGATGATCTTCCAACTTTCAC GTTTTTTGTAGTTGCCAATATTGTTGTTAGCGGATATCTGCTCCTTTCTCTTCCACTTTCTATCGTCAACATTGTAAGAAGCACTGCAAAAAACAGAAGAATTATTTTGATCATCTTTGATACG GCGATGCTGGCTCTTTTAACTGCTGGCGCATCAGCAGCAGCAGCTATTGTATACTTGGCACACAAGGGTAATACTAGGGCAAACTGGTTTGCTATCTGCCAACAGTTCAATTCTTTCTGCGAGCGAATCTCTGGCTCCTTGATTGGATCCTTTGTAGGAGTAGCTGTGTTCATACTGCTAATCTTGATGTCTGCTTCTGCCCTTTCCCGGCGAAACTAA
- the LOC107262369 gene encoding uncharacterized protein LOC107262369, whose translation MNQNLSALSIGVVGAAITLSAYSQTLVSPTQCVAVGLLVLMFGLLVGEGLISL comes from the coding sequence ATGAATCAGAATTTGAGTGCACTTTCAATAGGAGTGGTGGGAGCAGCCATCACCTTGTCTGCCTATTCACAAACTCTTGTCTCTCCAACTCAGTGTGTCGCAGTTGGCCTTCTGGTTCTCATGTTTGGCTTGCTTGTTGGAGAAGGTCTCATTTCTCTCTAG
- the LOC112536888 gene encoding pentatricopeptide repeat-containing protein At5g15280, mitochondrial codes for MSRKTTITVTTKATILSSNHMLRFISSLNRKSHVQKVSFLFSIKPHYLCTTVTLAYPALSTKTHFDYHLSSINFNGFSESFISKYPHFFDIIETQRSNLYRDTNYLKELLLDISDVIPDLTRRFSRILRLRPEDVLEILLGFQFQCEQVAIKSSKVESLWGIFKWVSDQDKGFKHLPKSFEVMALLLTRCGMFREVQLLLLAMERQGISLDNNEIFSKLIERYVSSCDSERAVLMYDRMQEQNLVPSLFCYHGLINLLVRMRSTQLVFRICLDMVEHEINLSHREITSIEKVVRLLCEDEMVQEARNIMRKVMALGFEPSSTLINEIASGYFVKKDFEDLLSFFVQMKRSPNLWVGNKIICGICSIYGVERANLFRLELEDLGFRPDETTFGVLLGWCCIEENLRSAFIYLSEMLSRGLTPSIWSYIAFIGALFREGMWKHARDILDEMVNMGVTPNLSFFRTLLAGYCKARQFDEVKMMVHEMLKCGLVKSSSLENPLSEAFMVLGFSPFSVRLKRDNNVGFSKTEFFDNIGNGLYLDTNIDEYEKKVSGILKDSMLPDFNLLIREGCDQGNFKAALLLIDEMFRWGQELSLSVLAALVRGLCASRSHIRACIHLIEKMPKLANQLDDEVLNLLVQACCKSGLMYHGRLIFHQMLLKDVIIENGTYTALIVGLCKRGDLQAVRDCWDIAQNSKWLPELKDCKSLVGCLCYHRMVKGVIELLESMMVFYPHLRAEIFHMFLEELSITGFTSIAHKLVDELLQQGCVFDNVVYSYLLRGLCKERKYIAASTMAGEVLARNLVPCLDVSVILIPQLCKADRLDIAIALRDISLREQSVSQLSVDCALVKGFCKTGKIGEAANMLQNMLLKGLLPDAEIYNMLFQGYCQANNWKKVRELLSVLIRKFLSPSVSSYQNLARLMCMHGSFTSALSLKVLMLENSRYDSLVIYNILIFHLLSAGNCLHVVRVLDELQEKGLLLNEVTYNFLVYGFSKCKDVASVVHYMSTMISKGFKPNNRSIRTAVTCMCDLGQLSEVLELSQEMEKRGWIHGSFVQNAIVESFLSHDKLQEAEYFLDRMADNGLIPDTINYDNLIKRFCFCGRLNKAVDLLNIMLRKGNTPSSASYDCIIQGLCIWNQLNEAMDFHTEMLDRELRPSMKTWNMIVHNLCQLGRTAEAEGLLISMAQLGETPPGKMYSTVINRYRFENNPRKASQLMQMMQRNGYEPDFDTHWSLISNLQKFKDKDNNQEERNNNSSQGFLARLLSGSGFSNKKDSRFKVG; via the coding sequence ATGAGCAGGAAAACCACCATCACTGTGACAACAAAAGCCACAATTCTCAGCAGCAATCACATGCTCCGATTTATCTCTTCTCTCAACAGAAAATCCCATGTCCAAAAGGTTAGTTTTCTCTTCTCCATTAAACCACACTATTTATGTACTACTGTTACTCTCGCTTACCCTGCACTATCAACTAAAACCCACTTTGATTATCATTTATCTTCTATAAATTTCAATGGTTTTTCAGAGtcttttatatctaaatatcCCCACTTCTTTGATATAATTGAAACCCAAAGATCGAATCTTTATAGGgatactaattatttaaagGAACTTCTTTTAGATATTTCTGACGTGATTCCTGATTTGACACGTCGTTTTAGTAGGATTTTGAGGTTAAGACCTGAAGATGTGCTTGAAATATTACTTGGTTTTCAATTTCAATGTGAACAAGTTGCAATTAAGAGTTCAAAGGTTGAGTCTTTATGGGGGATTTTCAAGTGGGTTAGTGATCAAGATAAGGGCTTTAAGCATTTGCCTAAGTCATTTGAGGTTATGGCGTTGTTGCTTACTAGATGTGGGATGTTTAGAGAGGTTCAGTTACTGCTTTTGGCAATGGAAAGGCAAGGAATTTCGTTGGATAAcaatgaaatattttctaaGTTGATTGAAAGGTATGTTAGTTCTTGTGATTCAGAAAGAGCGGTGTTAATGTATGATCGAATGCAAGAGCAAAACTTGGTGCCATCACTGTTTTGCTATCATGGTCTTATAAATCTCTTGGTTAGAATGAGGAGCACCCAATTGGTGTTTCGAATTTGTTTGGATATGGTGGAACATGAAATTAATTTGAGCCATAGAGAGATAACTAGCATCGAGAAAGTTGTTAGATTACTTTGTGAGGATGAAATGGTTCAGGAAGCAAGAAATATCATGAGGAAAGTAATGGCTTTAGGTTTTGAGCCTAGCAGCACTCTGATTAATGAGATTGCTTCTGGGTACTTTGTCAAGAAGGATTTTGAAGATTTGCTTAGTTTTTTTGTTCAAATGAAGCGTTCACCTAATTTATGGGTTGGAAATAAGATTATATGTGGTATATGTAGCATTTATGGTGTCGAGAGAGCAAATTTGTTCCGGCTAGAACTGGAGGATTTGGGTTTTCGGCCTGATGAAACAACTTTTGGCGTCTTGCTTGGTTGGTGTTGTATTGAGGAGAATTTGAGGagtgcttttatttatttgtcagAGATGTTATCGAGAGGCCTAACGCCTAGTATCTGGTCATATATTGCCTTTATTGGTGCATTGTTTAGGGAGGGTATGTGGAAGCATGCGCGAGACATTCTTGATGAAATGGTTAATATGGGAGTGACCccaaatttatcatttttcagGACTCTTTTGGCAGGATACTGCAAAGCTAGACAATTTGATGAAGTGAAGATGATGGTCCATGAGATGCTGAAATGTGGTTTGGTTAAATCCTCTTCTCTTGAGAATCCACTTTCTGAGGCATTTATGGTCCTGGGGTTCAGTCCATTCTCTGTGAGGTTGAAAAGGGATAATAATGTGGGATTTTCTAAGACggaattttttgataatattgggaatgggctttatttggATACAAACATagatgagtatgagaaaaaagtaAGTGGGATTCTTAAAGACTCCATGTTACCTGATTTTAATTTGCTTATAAGGGAGGGATGTGATCAAGGGAATTTTAAAGCTGCATTGTTGTTGATAGATGAAATGTTTCGATGGGGTCAAGAACTTTCTCTTTCTGTCCTGGCAGCATTAGTGAGGGGACTTTGTGCATCCCGTTCCCACATCAGGGCATGCATCCATCTTATTGAGAAAATGCCAAAGTTGGCTAACCAACTAGATGATGAAGTTCTAAATTTGCTAGTGCAAGCATGCTGCAAGAGTGGATTGATGTACCACGGGAGGCTAATTTTCCATCAAATGCTTCTGAAGGATGtaataattgaaaatggaACATATACTGCTCTAATTGTTGGATTATGTAAAAGGGGGGATTTGCAGGCGGTTCGTGATTGCTGGGATATTGCTCAAAATAGCAAATGGTTACCAGAGTTAAAGGATTGTAAATCTCTTGTTGGATGTCTATGTTACCATAGGATGGTGAAGGGAGTAATAGAGCTTCTTGAAAGCATGATGGTATTTTATCCTCATTTAAGGGCTGAAATTTTTCATATGTTTCTTGAAGAGCTTTCCATCACAGGTTTCACTAGCATTGCACACAAATTGGTGGATGAACTGCTGCAGCAGGGTTGCGTCTTTGATAATGTTGTTTATAGCTATCTTTTAAGAGGGTTATGCAAGGAGAGAAAATATATAGCAGCCTCAACAATGGCGGGTGAAGTTTTGGCTAGGAACTTAGTTCCCTGCTTGGATGTTTCTGTTATTTTGATTCCTCAGTTGTGTAAGGCCGATAGACTAGATATAGCTATTGCTTTAAGGGACATTAGTTTGAGAGAGCAATCTGTGTCTCAGCTTTCTGTTGACTGTGCTTTAGTTAAAGGATTTTGTAAGACAGGCAAGATCGGAGAAGCAGCCAATATGTTGCAGAATATGTTGCTGAAGGGGCTACTTCCTGATGCTGAAATTTATAACATGCTATTTCAAGGGTATTGCCAAGCTAATAACTGGAAAAAAGTGAGAGAATTGCTCAGTGTTCTGATAAGAAAGTTTTTAAGCCCCTCAGTCTCAAGTTACCAGAATTTAGCACGCTTGATGTGTATGCATGGTAGTTTCACCTCTGCATTAAGCCTGAAGGTGCTAATGCTAGAAAACAGCAGGTATGATAGCCTTGTCATCTACAACATTCTGATATTCCATCTTCTCTCAGCTGGCAACTGCTTGCACGTGGTTAGAGTCCTGGATGAATTGCAGGAGAAGGGATTGCTACTTAACGAAGttacttataattttcttGTATATGGGTTTTCAAAATGTAAAGATGTGGCTAGTGTTGTACACTATATGTCTACTATGATTTCGAAGGGATTTAAGCCAAATAATCGCAGCATAAGAACAGCAGTAACTTGTATGTGTGATCTTGGACAACTTAGTGAAGTCTTGGAGTTGAGTCAAGAAATGGAAAAGAGAGGTTGGATTCATGGATCATTTGTTCAAAATGCAATTGTTGAAAGCTTTCTCTCTCATGATAAGCTTCAAGAAGCTGAATATTTTCTGGATCGCATGGCAGATAATGGTCTAATTCCCGATacaattaattatgataaCCTAATTAAGCGGTTTTGTTTCTGTGGAAGATTGAATAAGGCAGTTGATCTTCTGAACATAATGTTGAGAAAAGGAAACACCCCTAGTTCTGCCAGCTATGATTGTATAATCCAAGGTCTGTGCATATGGAATCAACTGAATGAGGCAATGGATTTCCATACTGAGATGTTGGATAGGGAACTTAGACCAAGCATGAAGACCTGGAACATGATTGTACACAACCTTTGCCAACTTGGACGAACTGCAGAAGCAGAAGGCCTCCTTATCTCTATGGCTCAGTTAGGTGAAACTCCACCTGGAAAAATGTACTCCACTGTCATTAATAGGTATCGCTTTGAAAACAATCCAAGGAAGGCATCTCAGCTCATGCAAATGATGCAACGGAACGGTTATGAGCCAGATTTTGACACTCACTGGTCTCTCATCAGCAATTTACAAAAATTCAAAGACAAGGACAATAACCAAGAGGAGCGTAATAACAACAGTAGTCAAGGTTTCCTGGCGAGGCTTCTTTCCGGAAGTggattttctaataaaaaggACTCCAGGTTCAAAGTGGGATAG
- the LOC8261615 gene encoding LOW QUALITY PROTEIN: pentatricopeptide repeat-containing protein At5g15300 (The sequence of the model RefSeq protein was modified relative to this genomic sequence to represent the inferred CDS: inserted 1 base in 1 codon) codes for MIRKRTNDRSTKRQQPSSLWQNCTNLRSLKQIHASLIIKGFNSSSYALRELIFASAIVIPGTIDYAHQLFDQVAEPDIFMWNTMMRGSSQSPSPIKAVSLYTQMENCGIKPDKFTFSFLLKACTRLEWRNMGFCIHGKALKHGFQENTFVRNTLVYYHAKCGDLGIAREMFDDSAKRDVVAWSALTAGYARRGELCMARRLFDEMPVKDLVAWNVIITAYVKRGEMACARKLFNEVPRRDVVTWNAMIAGFVHCGENEQALEMFEEMISVGEQPDEVTMLSLLSACTDLGDLEVGKKVHSSILEMSLGDLSVLLGNALTYMYAKCGSIERALEVFRGMREKDVTTWNSVIVGLALHGHAEESIHLFREMQRLNNIKPNEITFVGVLVACSHAGKVEEGQRYFDLMTYGYNVEPNIRHYGCMVDLLGRAGLLNEAFEFIDKMKIKPNAIIWRTLLGACRIHGNIELARRANEKLLGMRRDESGDYVLLSNIYASIGEWDGVEKVRKLMDDSGVRKEPGCSLIETDERVLMQFLFDXKTPVKYEKSEIMSCKKSSRASRI; via the exons ATGATAAGGAAGAGAACAAACGATAGGAGCACCAAGCGCCAGCAACCATCAAGCCTATGGCAAAATTGCACCAACCTTCGTTCTTTAAAGCAAATCCACGCTTCCCTTATCATCAAAGGCTTCAATTCGAGTTCATATGCCTTAAGAGAGCTCATATTCGCAAGTGCCATTGTGATTCCTGGCACTATAGATTATGCCCACCAACTGTTCGATCAAGTTGCTGAACCAGACATCTTTATGTGGAATACCATGATGAGAGGTTCATCGCAAAGCCCGAGTCCTATAAAAGCAGTTTCACTCTACACCCAGATGGAGAATTGCGGTATTAAGCCTGATAAGTTCACTTTTTCGTTCTTGCTTAAAGCTTGTACTAGGCTTGAATGGAGGAACATGGGATTTTGTATTCATGGCAAGGCCCTGAAACATGGATTTCAAGAAAATACATTTGTGAGAAATACCCTTGTTTATTATCATGCTAAATGCGGGGATTTAGGGATAGCTAGAGAGATGTTTGATGATTCGGCAAAAAGGGATGTTGTTGCTTGGTCTGCTTTAACTGCTGGATATGCAAGGAGAGGGGAATTATGCATGGCGAGACGGTTGTTCGATGAAATGCCAGTGAAAGATTTGGTTGCTTGGAATGTGATAATTACAGCTTATGTTAAGAGAGGAGAGATGGCTTGTGCAAGGAAACTCTTTAATGAGGTTCCTAGAAGAGATGTAGTGACTTGGAATGCGATGATTGCAGGGTTTGTGCATTGTGGGGAGAATGAGCAAGCATTGGAGATGTTTGAAGAGATGATAAGTGTGGGAGAGCAGCCAGACGAGGTTACAATGCTGAGTCTTTTGTCAGCTTGTACAGATTTGGGAGATTTGGAAGTTGGTAAGAAAGTGCATTCTTCAATTTTGGAAATGAGTTTAGGAGACTTGAGTGTCTTACTAGGGAATGCGCTTACATATATGTATGCTAAATGCGGGAGCATTGAAAGGGCACTTGAAGTGTTCAGAGGGATGAGGGAGAAAGATGTTACAACATGGAATTCAGTTATAGTAGGGTTGGCTTTGCATGGCCATGCTGAGGAGTCGATCCATTTATTTAGAGAGATGCAGAGGCTGAACAACATTAAGCCAAATGAAATAACTTTTGTTGGGGTGCTAGTTGCTTGTAGCCATGCTGGCAAAGTTGAAGAGGGGCAGCGATATTTTGACCTTATGACGTATGGATATAATGTAGAGCCAAATATAAGGCATTATGGGTGTATGGTTGATCTGTTAGGGCGTGCAGGGCTATTGAATGAAGCATTTGAGTTCATAGATAAAATGAAGATTAAACCTAATGCTATAATTTGGAGGACTCTACTGGGGGCTTGCAGAATACATGGAAACATTGAGCTGGCTAGGCGTGCAAATGAGAAACTACTTGGTATGAGAAGGGATGAGAGTGGTGATTATGTGTTACTTTCCAATATATATGCCTCAATAGGTGAATGGGATGGGGTTGAGAAGGTGAGGAAATTAATGGATGATAGTGGGGTGAGGAAAGAGCCTGGTTGTAGCCTAATTGAAACTGATGAAAGAGTTCTCATGCAGTTCTTATTTG TCAAAACACCagttaaatatgagaaatcagaAATCATGAGCTGTAAGAAATCATCTCGTGCCTCCCGCATATAA